The sequence GCCCAGCGATGTGCACCAGTCTTGTGCTCGCGCCCGGCACTTGCGCGACAAGTTGCTGGAAAACACGCGCCGCCAACAGGCTCTCGCTGCCGCGCTCTACCAATCGGTGAACAAGATGGCCCGCGGCCATCGCGAGCGGGCCGCCGCCGGCTAACGACTCAGGCCACGACTGATGCCGTGGCCTGATACATTGCGCCTGCGCCTAAGCAAACTCTGCTTTCGCCGCTGCCACCGTATTGCTGTGAATCGCGATGGTGTCGTCCAGGTCCTGCGCGTAACCGCCCGCCAGGGTCACCATAACCGGAATGCCGCGCGTTTTGGCGACGTGGAAAACAAACTCGTCGCGCTGCTTCAGGCCCTCGATGGTCAGGTTGAGTCCGCCGAGCTGGTCTTCCTGGTAAGGATCGGCGCCGGCGACGTAGCTGATCAGTTGCGGCTGGAACTGGCGCAGCGCCGAGCTGACCGCGTTGTCCAGCCAGCCCAGATACTGCTCGTCGCCGATGCCGTCAGGCAGGTTGACGTCAATCGAGGACGGCGGTTTCCACGTCGGGTAGTTGTTTTCCTGGTGGAGCGAAATGGTGAAGACATCGAGACCTTCGTCGGCGGGCAACTCGCGAACGAAGCCGTGCTCGGTGCTGCGCAGGATGGGAGCGCCCACTGAGGGCAGCGCCTGCGACGCCTGCGCCCGCGCGCGCTTGCGCCCGAAGATTATCGCCGTGCCGTTGCCCTGGTGAACGTCGCAATCAATCACCATCGCGCGCTCGATTTTTCCGTCTTTTTGTAGGCGCCGGATGGCGACAGCGATGTCGTTGATCATGCAGAAGCCTTCGCCATGGTCGGGAAAAGCGTGATGGAATCCGCCGCCCAGGTTGATGCCCACGCCGTCTTCCAGCGCGCAGCGTCCGGCGAGTATGGAGCCGCCGGCCGCCATCCAGAAGGCGTCCACCAGCTCTTCGGAGTAGGGAATTTCCATCTGCAGTTCCTCGCGCGCGGTGAGCGTGCCGGTCTGCAGCTTGTACACCCAGTCGGCGCCGTGCACCAGCAGGATGTCACGGTCCTGGGCTTTTTCCGGCGCGATGAAATCCTCCGGCCCGGCGACGCCGCGCTCCAGCAGCCGTTGGCGCGTGAGGCGGTACTTGGCGGAGGGGAAGACGTGCTCGCCAATCGGCAGGCGGTAAGCGTCGCTGTAAACAATCTTGAACGGCAGCATCGCGGAAGGTGCAGCTTAGTCTCTGATGCGTTGGCAGCACAACCGGAATGGCGGAATTGTTGTCAGCCGGAAGTTTCCCTTGCGCGTGGCCTCGCATCCAAGAAAAGGTGTTGGACGAGCTTTCCAAGGAGAACCCATGGGCCTGTTTGACAAGCTCCGAAAAGCCGAGGAGCAGGATCGAGGTGCGGCCCATCGGAGGCTGGAAAAAGCGCGCGAATCCTGGGATGACACCGAGCGGCGGCTGCGCCGCAAAATGCGACTGCATCCCAGCAGCGACAACCCTTCGGCGCCATCGCCGGAAGCAGTCCAGCCGCCGGTGTCGTCCTCCAAGAAAGAAGAGGCTGACCTTATCCTGCCCGACCGCGCGAGCGAGGAAAATGCCGCGTGAAACCGTAACTGGCAGTCGGTAGCTGGTTGTGCTGTTTCGCCGCCCGCTACCAGCTACTAACTGCCGCTAAATTCGTTTCACCAGCCGTGAGGTCGCGGCTGGTTTTTGTTTCCAGCGCTTGCGTCATACCGTGATTCCGGTCAGAATCGCTGCCAGTCCATCATCATGTCTCCGCCCACCATCGCGCCCGCGCATGGCGCATCCCGCACCTTTGTGAATGGCGGACCTACGCCTGCGCCGCGCGCGACGCTGGGGTGGATCGTGCTCAGCGGATTCGCGCTGCGCGTCGCGGTGATGTTGTGGACCAAGGTCTATACGTTTCCGCCGGTGGCGCCGATCACCGATCCCGACAAGCAAGGGTGGTATTTCGGCTACGAGATCGGGCGCGTGGCGCGCTCCATCGCCGAAGGCCACGGCTTCGCCTCGCCGTTCCACGGCAACACCGGACCGACCGCTTGGCTTGCGCCGCTTTATCCGTACCTGCTCGCGGGCGTGTTTCGCGTATTTGGCGTGTACTCGTCCGCGTCCGGCATTGCCATCCTGACGTTCAACAGCCTGTGCGCGGCGCTGACCGCGGTCCCCCTGTACCTGCTTGCCGAGCGCGTGCTGGAGAGGCGCATCGCGCTGTGGTCGGCGTGGTCGTGGGCGCTGATTCCGACCTTCTACTGGACCCCGGTGCGCTGGGCATGGGAGACATCGCTTTCCACGCTGATGGTGATGCTGGCGCTGCTGGTGACGCTGCGACTCCCAGCATCCGACTGGCGCCCGTGGTTCGCCTGGGGATTGCTGTGGGGCGCGATCGCGCTGACCAATCCGTCGTTGCTGTCGCTGGCGCCATTCACGCTGGCATGGGCATGTTGGCAACGATGGCAGACCGAACGCGCGTTTGCCGCTCATGCGGGGCTCGCCGTGCTTGTCGCCATCATCACGATTGCGCCGTGGCTGGTGCGCAACCACCAGACGTTCGGCCAGTGGATGTTCGTGCGGGATAACCTGGGCGCGGAGCTGCGGTTTGGCAATGCGGAGCAGGCGCGCGGCATCTGGATGGGTTGGACCGATCCGCCGCTCAACGACAGTGAGCTGGCGCGCTATCGCAGCATGGGCGAACTGCCCTACATTGCGGAGAAGAAGCGCGAGGCGATCGCGTTCATCCGCGCGCGTCCGGGGTTTTTCTTCAATCTGTGCCTGCGGCGGGCGCTGCTGTTCTGGTGCGGCGTGCCGAAGGATTATTCCGAGGACATCACCCCGCGCGACGTGCTGCCGCAGTGGTCGCAGGTAGCGTTGGCGTCGCTGGCGTTCGCCGGCCTGCTTGAGCTGGCGCGGCGGCGCAGTGGCGCGGCGTGGTTTTTTGCGCCCGCGCTGGTGGTCTATCCAGTGCTGTATTACGTCACCTTTCCCGATGCGCGCTATCGCTTTCCGATTGAGCCGGTGATGGTGATGCTGGCAGTTTATGCGATTCGCCAGAGCTTGAGCGCCCAAGCGCGCGTCACATAAGTGAGGCCGCGCGCTGCGGTATAGTGAACTTGCCGTGAATTCTCCTCGGACATTTCGGGCCAGCCACGAGCCAGGATCGGCGCAGAGGCAGCGGAGGTTGCGGCGCTCGGCGGCGTTCGCCGCGCTCGTCATTGTCCTTGCGATGGTTCTTTCCGGGTGCAAGCGCGGCGGACAGAAGCATGCGGAGATTGCGTACGTGGCGGCGCCGCAGGCCAACCTGCGTGACCGCGTGGCGGCCGTCTACAACAAGGCCGGCGTGGTGCACAACGGCGAGCGCGTCGAGGTGCTGGAGAAGAGCCGCCGCTTCCTGAAAGTGAGGAACGCGCGCGGCGAGATTGGGTGGATTGAGGAGCGCTACCTGGTTGAGGCCGATGTGTACGACGGCTTCGAGAAGCTGGCGAAGGAAGCCGCGCGGGCGCCGGTGCAGGCACACGGTACAACGCGCGCCAGCCTCAACATACACCTGACACCCGGGCGCGAGACCGAGCACCTGTACCAGATGGCGGATGGGACGAAGGTGGAGGTGCTGAAGCGCGAGACGGCGGAGAAGCCGCAGTCCAGGATCAGGCCCTTGTTGCCGAAAGCGGAGAGGCTGGGCGCGAAGAAGGCGGCCGCGACGTCGGAGGAGGCGCTGGTACCGCGCGAGGACTGGCTGCTGGTGCGCGACCAGAACGGTCACACCGGCTGGGTGCTGGCGCGCGTGATCGACCTGGATGTGCCGATGGAGATTGCGCAGTACTCGGAAGGGCAGCGGATCGTCGCCTACTTCGTGCTCAACGAGGTGGCGGACGAGGACAAGAAAGTCCCACAGTACCTGGTCTTGGCGACGGAGAACAAAGACGGCCTGCCGTGGGACTTTGACCAGGCGCGCATTTTTACCTGGAACGTGAAGCGGCACCGCTACGAGACGGCCTATCGCGAGCGCAAGTTGGCGGGTGTTTTCCCGGCAACCGTGGGAACGGCGGACTTCGGCAAGGAAGGCGTGCTGCCGACTTTCACGCTGCGGGTCAAGGACGACGACGACAAGACGTTGGAGCGGAAGTACAAGTTGAACGGGCCGATCGTGAGAAGGATATTGTCGCCGGAAGAAGAGCAGGCAAAGGCGGTGGCAATTCCGAAGCGCCGGAGACGGTAAGGCATCTGCAATTCTTGACCGGTGCTTGGCTGCGCCGTACCGAGCTGCCGGGTACCGAGCACGAGTAGACACCTCGCCACACGGGGAATGACAAGGCTCCCGCACGCGGCCGGACGGCATCCAAAAGCGGAGATGAATTCTCCGCCGCTCGCCATCACGTACATCGGAGGTCCTACCGCGCTGGTGGACTTCGGCGGCGTGCGTCTGCTGACCGACCCGACGTTTGATCCTGCGGGCGGGGCGTATCCGTCCGGGGCAGCGGTCCTGCGAAAGCTTGCAGGGCCGGCGCTCAGCGCCGAGGCCCTCGGGCACGTCGATTACGTGCTGCTCAGCCACGACCATCATTTCGACAATCTCGACCGCGCGGGGCGGGAAGTGCTGGTCAAAGCGAAGAAAGTGCTGACGACTTCCGAAGGCGCTGTGCGGCTCGGTGGGAACAGTATGGGCCTGCAGACATGGGAAAGCGTTGCCATTGCCGCTCCGCAGGGGCGTGTGCTGCGCGTGGTCGGCACGCCCGCGCGGCACGGGCCCGCAGGCTTGAGCCGCGGCGCGGTGAGTGGGTTTGTGTTCTACTTTGTCGATGCACCGGAGCGGGCCGTCTACTTTTCCGGGGATACGGTCTGGTACGAAGGCGTCGGGGAAGTGGCGCAGAAGTTTCCCATTCGAGCCGCGCTCCTTAATTTGGGCGCGGCACGCGTGCCCGAAGTCGGGCCGTTCCATCTCACCATGACCGCTGACGAGGCGGTGGAATCCGCCCGCGCGTTCGCGAATGCGCTCATCGTTCCGTTGCACTATGAAGGCTGGGCACACTTCTCCGAAGGCGCCGAGGATATTGCCCGGGCCTTTGCCGCCGCCGGCATGACGCATCGTTTGCGCTGGCTGGATGCCGGCAAACCGGTTTCAATCGAACTGCAGGCCTAGTTTGAGATTTGTAAGTTGACTTGAAAGTTGCAGGGCTGGCCGGCGGCGAGGGCTTGCTGGCAAGCGGTGATTTCCTGGCGCACTGCAGCGAGGTTCAGCCCGGCATAGGATTCGGGATAAGGCGAGAGATTGCGTTGCGCGCGAGCGAGCAGGGAGCGCGCGCCTGCGGGATTGCCGCGGCTTTGATGGTGAAGCGCGACCGCGATCTGGATCATACCCTGGAGGAGTTTCTTTTCTTCCGCAGGAGCGGCGCGCCAGACGTCTTCCCAGACTTCGTGGGCGTCGAAGTACTGGCCAGTGTTGAAGAGCGAGAGGCCGTGCTGGAAGGTGGGATGGTCCATCGGAGTTTCGGTTTCAGTTTCAGAAACAGTAGATTCCTCGCGGCGCTCGGAATGACAATAGTAAAGCGTGCGAGTGGGCGCGGACACGGGAGTACGGCGGGAAACGCAAGGTCCCTCGACTCGCGCGCCCTTCGGCTTCGCTCAGGGCAGGCTCCAGCGGGGGCTCGCTCGGGACGACATCCGCCTAAATCTAATCTGAAACTGATATTGAACCAAAACCAAATCCCAAACCGAAACTGAACTGAAACTTTGGGCTCGGACTTACTTCCCGAACAACGGGTAATGGCTGGCGGCGCCCATGAAGAAGAGCATGGGGAAGGAGAGCACGAAGCTCAGGCGCGAGGCGAGAAAGCTGAGCCGCGCCATGCGGGCCATTTCCGGGGGCATGGCGCCGTCGGGATTGCCGCGGTTCCAAAGGATAATTTTTTTCTGCACGCGCCAGACGATGCCCCAGACGTTCAACAACATGAACCAGCCGATGCCGCCGCCGACGCCGATGGCAAGCAGACGATTGCTTTCCCAGCCGTCGCTGTTGAGGGCGAGGTAGAGGTAAGCAGCGGCGCAGACGGCGACGCCGCAGATCAGGCTGAACACCGCGCCTTTGCGTAGGGCTTCGGCGGGCGACATGAGCGCGCCCATTTCAATGGCGAAGGCGACGGTCCAGATCACGAAAAAGCTCCAGATGGCGCGGCCGGAGGAGACGTTGGCATTGTGGGCGTCGCTGGAGACGATGTTCATCCAGTAGGAAATCCCGGCCAGCACGGTAACCACGGAGGACCAACGAAACCACCACAGGGCTCGCGGCATAAGCAGGGGAACCATCTTGGCGCGAGCAGGGGAATCCAGTTCCCTCAGGAAGGGCGTACTCACCAGGTTGAAGAAGTAGAGCAGGCCCACCCAGGTGATTCCCGCCAGGAAATGGATCCAGCGCGCGAGTATGAGCGCGTTGAGAGCGGCGCCCGGCGGCAGCGATATGTGAACGTCGAAGGCGGCGATGGCGAACATAAGGGGAATTCTAGCAGAGCAGAATTCCTGGGCAGAGAGGTTGAAAAGCGGCGGACTCCGCCGTATCTTTAGGGGCGCTGTTTAGCGCCGGGTGGGAGCGTGTGGCCCCGCTTGGGACATTGGCGGTTCTTGGCCAAAGGAGAGATCGGCGATGGACAAGCCGGCCCAGAACATACAGGATTCCTTCCTGAACACAGCACGCAAGGACAAAGCGACCATCACCATCTACCTGCTCAGCGGGGTGAAGCTGACGGGACGGATCCGGTCGTTCGACAAGTATTCGGTGGTGCTGGAAACCAACAATCAGGAACAGCTCATCTTTAAACACGCCATCTCGACGGTGGTGATGGCGAAGGGTGTGCACATCGGCGAGCGGCATGAGCTGAGGCCCATCGGCGAAGCCAGGCCGGCCGCGGCTACGCCGGAGCACCAAGCAAACGAAACGGCACCGGCCCCTTCGGGCACGGAGGGATAACAGCCCCCATTGCGCGGTCCCGAATCCAAACGCTGTCTCGAGCGGCTTCGGAGCCGGGGTGCGCTTCACGAAAATCGCGATCGCGATGCCGGGGAACGTGTGTTCCTGGTGGGGCTGGATTA is a genomic window of Terriglobia bacterium containing:
- a CDS encoding histone deacetylase, producing the protein MLPFKIVYSDAYRLPIGEHVFPSAKYRLTRQRLLERGVAGPEDFIAPEKAQDRDILLVHGADWVYKLQTGTLTAREELQMEIPYSEELVDAFWMAAGGSILAGRCALEDGVGINLGGGFHHAFPDHGEGFCMINDIAVAIRRLQKDGKIERAMVIDCDVHQGNGTAIIFGRKRARAQASQALPSVGAPILRSTEHGFVRELPADEGLDVFTISLHQENNYPTWKPPSSIDVNLPDGIGDEQYLGWLDNAVSSALRQFQPQLISYVAGADPYQEDQLGGLNLTIEGLKQRDEFVFHVAKTRGIPVMVTLAGGYAQDLDDTIAIHSNTVAAAKAEFA
- a CDS encoding SH3 domain-containing protein, coding for MNSPRTFRASHEPGSAQRQRRLRRSAAFAALVIVLAMVLSGCKRGGQKHAEIAYVAAPQANLRDRVAAVYNKAGVVHNGERVEVLEKSRRFLKVRNARGEIGWIEERYLVEADVYDGFEKLAKEAARAPVQAHGTTRASLNIHLTPGRETEHLYQMADGTKVEVLKRETAEKPQSRIRPLLPKAERLGAKKAAATSEEALVPREDWLLVRDQNGHTGWVLARVIDLDVPMEIAQYSEGQRIVAYFVLNEVADEDKKVPQYLVLATENKDGLPWDFDQARIFTWNVKRHRYETAYRERKLAGVFPATVGTADFGKEGVLPTFTLRVKDDDDKTLERKYKLNGPIVRRILSPEEEQAKAVAIPKRRRR
- the hfq gene encoding RNA chaperone Hfq, with translation MDKPAQNIQDSFLNTARKDKATITIYLLSGVKLTGRIRSFDKYSVVLETNNQEQLIFKHAISTVVMAKGVHIGERHELRPIGEARPAAATPEHQANETAPAPSGTEG
- a CDS encoding MBL fold metallo-hydrolase, with translation MNSPPLAITYIGGPTALVDFGGVRLLTDPTFDPAGGAYPSGAAVLRKLAGPALSAEALGHVDYVLLSHDHHFDNLDRAGREVLVKAKKVLTTSEGAVRLGGNSMGLQTWESVAIAAPQGRVLRVVGTPARHGPAGLSRGAVSGFVFYFVDAPERAVYFSGDTVWYEGVGEVAQKFPIRAALLNLGAARVPEVGPFHLTMTADEAVESARAFANALIVPLHYEGWAHFSEGAEDIARAFAAAGMTHRLRWLDAGKPVSIELQA
- a CDS encoding glycosyltransferase family 39 protein, whose product is MSPPTIAPAHGASRTFVNGGPTPAPRATLGWIVLSGFALRVAVMLWTKVYTFPPVAPITDPDKQGWYFGYEIGRVARSIAEGHGFASPFHGNTGPTAWLAPLYPYLLAGVFRVFGVYSSASGIAILTFNSLCAALTAVPLYLLAERVLERRIALWSAWSWALIPTFYWTPVRWAWETSLSTLMVMLALLVTLRLPASDWRPWFAWGLLWGAIALTNPSLLSLAPFTLAWACWQRWQTERAFAAHAGLAVLVAIITIAPWLVRNHQTFGQWMFVRDNLGAELRFGNAEQARGIWMGWTDPPLNDSELARYRSMGELPYIAEKKREAIAFIRARPGFFFNLCLRRALLFWCGVPKDYSEDITPRDVLPQWSQVALASLAFAGLLELARRRSGAAWFFAPALVVYPVLYYVTFPDARYRFPIEPVMVMLAVYAIRQSLSAQARVT
- a CDS encoding DUF309 domain-containing protein gives rise to the protein MDHPTFQHGLSLFNTGQYFDAHEVWEDVWRAAPAEEKKLLQGMIQIAVALHHQSRGNPAGARSLLARAQRNLSPYPESYAGLNLAAVRQEITACQQALAAGQPCNFQVNLQISN